In the Rhodospirillaceae bacterium genome, one interval contains:
- a CDS encoding ketoacyl-ACP synthase III has protein sequence MIAPLMRDDYGVGVAGVGKFLPEGVITNESLEATSGMKAAEIVEKTGIVTRRKASEDDVASEMCAAAARDAMEMAGIEPEQLGQIITCTFTGDYTYPAVSCRIQDLLGAYNAGVFDLMANCTGFQVGLGVASDRMLVDPSVEYSLVIGAALQSRFIDYSKAGSAMYFGDGVGAAVLKQVPAGYGILSNDVSANGRAFNSVRLRGGGSSHPMRPDNINEGLQYYDIDGLEVWKQVVQNQPKSMRRALEKIGKTTEDVDFFIFHQANLRLIEFLMGKMRLPMDKTYTNVEEYGNTADASQAITLCDAVTNNLLKRDDLVAISGVGAGFIFGTTMMRWY, from the coding sequence ATGATCGCCCCGCTGATGAGAGACGACTACGGCGTGGGCGTGGCTGGAGTTGGAAAATTCCTGCCCGAAGGCGTCATTACGAACGAAAGCCTTGAAGCAACGTCCGGCATGAAAGCAGCTGAAATCGTTGAGAAAACTGGCATCGTCACCCGGCGCAAAGCATCCGAAGACGACGTCGCATCGGAAATGTGTGCCGCTGCCGCCCGGGATGCGATGGAGATGGCAGGCATTGAGCCCGAACAACTGGGCCAGATCATCACCTGCACGTTTACCGGCGATTATACCTACCCCGCCGTATCGTGCCGCATCCAGGATTTGTTAGGGGCCTATAACGCAGGCGTCTTTGATTTGATGGCGAATTGCACCGGGTTTCAAGTTGGCCTGGGCGTTGCCTCTGACCGCATGCTTGTTGATCCGAGCGTTGAGTACTCGCTGGTCATTGGTGCCGCTCTACAATCCAGGTTTATCGATTATTCGAAGGCTGGCTCTGCGATGTATTTCGGTGATGGCGTGGGGGCTGCTGTGTTGAAGCAAGTGCCCGCCGGTTATGGCATTCTTTCCAACGATGTGTCGGCAAATGGTCGCGCTTTCAATTCGGTTCGTTTGAGAGGCGGCGGTTCCAGCCATCCTATGCGACCAGATAACATCAACGAGGGCCTGCAGTATTATGACATCGACGGGCTGGAAGTCTGGAAGCAAGTCGTCCAGAACCAACCCAAATCAATGCGCCGAGCGCTGGAAAAAATTGGCAAGACCACAGAAGACGTGGACTTCTTTATTTTCCATCAAGCCAACCTGCGCCTGATTGAATTTCTCATGGGGAAAATGCGGCTGCCCATGGACAAGACCTATACCAATGTCGAAGAATACGGCAACACGGCGGACGCATCTCAGGCGATTACGCTCTGTGATGCGGTCACGAACAATCTCTTAAAGCGCGACGATCTTGTCGCAATTTCGGGGGTTGGTGCCGGGTTCATCTTTGGGACAACCATGATGAGGTGGTATTGA
- the hisH gene encoding imidazole glycerol phosphate synthase subunit HisH — protein sequence MIGIIDYGLGNLTSVAGAVEKVGFEPVITSDPSDLARMDKLILPGVGAFGDGMANLKSRGLVEPLGELVVTNKKPILGICLGFQLIAQSSDEFGSHEGLGWIDAEVTRLAPGDDTLRIPHVGWNEVHQVGTSVLFDDVPNDGLFYYVHSHRMETTASDLVVGECDYGARFISVIQAGNIYATQFHPEKSQLHGLTLLKNFLEKG from the coding sequence ATGATCGGCATTATTGATTACGGCCTTGGAAATCTAACCTCGGTAGCCGGTGCCGTCGAAAAGGTTGGGTTCGAGCCCGTTATCACAAGTGATCCAAGCGACCTCGCCCGGATGGATAAGCTTATCCTACCGGGCGTTGGTGCGTTTGGGGACGGAATGGCCAACTTAAAATCTCGCGGTTTAGTCGAACCTTTGGGTGAACTTGTCGTCACCAACAAAAAACCGATCCTCGGCATCTGCCTTGGCTTTCAGCTGATCGCCCAATCAAGCGATGAATTCGGCAGCCACGAAGGGCTGGGTTGGATTGATGCAGAGGTTACAAGGCTCGCCCCCGGCGACGACACCCTTCGCATCCCCCACGTCGGCTGGAACGAAGTCCATCAAGTGGGAACGAGCGTACTTTTTGATGATGTGCCAAATGATGGGTTGTTCTATTACGTGCATTCCCACCGTATGGAAACCACGGCAAGTGACTTGGTCGTCGGCGAATGTGATTATGGCGCACGGTTTATCAGCGTGATCCAGGCAGGCAACATCTACGCGACCCAATTCCACCCGGAAAAAAGTCAGCTGCACGGCCTGACGCTTCTCAAAAACTTTCTTGAGAAGGGCTGA
- a CDS encoding MBL fold metallo-hydrolase → MPPISLFPTKPPASPDKSSTSDWWISVNSPARRIATADDYQVETIKTGRWKENSYVVQHVASREIALIDPGNDADAIFESIEHMDGIPKLVLLTHAHFDHVGALDAVCTRYDLPFYIHSGDHRLLQRATLYAMSFERQVVTIPEGYQPLETSTPSWSGDPVEFIHTPGHTDGGVCYYWDGICFSGDTLLNKLVGRSDLPGSSGEGLKKSVSKLLDSLPPDTLLFPGHGGTWSVADARSWWQDYSEDPPQYAMEGAFK, encoded by the coding sequence ATGCCGCCGATTTCTTTGTTTCCGACAAAGCCGCCAGCATCACCGGACAAGTCGTCTACATCGGACTGGTGGATTAGCGTGAACAGCCCAGCCCGCCGCATCGCAACCGCTGACGACTATCAGGTCGAAACCATTAAAACTGGCCGCTGGAAGGAAAATTCCTACGTGGTTCAACACGTGGCGAGCCGGGAAATTGCGCTTATTGATCCGGGCAACGACGCAGACGCGATATTCGAGAGCATCGAACATATGGACGGCATTCCGAAGCTGGTCTTATTAACCCACGCGCATTTCGATCATGTCGGCGCACTTGATGCGGTCTGCACGCGCTACGATCTGCCGTTTTACATTCATTCAGGCGATCACCGCCTGCTGCAACGCGCAACCCTGTATGCCATGAGTTTCGAGCGCCAAGTGGTGACAATCCCGGAGGGCTATCAACCCTTGGAAACCTCAACCCCGTCCTGGTCCGGTGACCCGGTAGAGTTTATCCACACCCCAGGGCATACGGACGGTGGGGTATGTTATTATTGGGACGGTATTTGTTTCTCCGGTGACACCCTTCTGAATAAACTTGTGGGCCGATCGGACTTACCTGGATCAAGCGGCGAAGGCCTTAAGAAATCTGTCAGTAAGTTACTCGACTCTCTACCACCTGATACGTTGTTGTTTCCTGGACATGGTGGGACTTGGTCGGTTGCAGATGCGCGTAGCTGGTGGCAAGACTATTCAGAAGACCCGCCACAGTATGCCATGGAAGGCGCTTTTAAATGA
- the hisF gene encoding imidazole glycerol phosphate synthase subunit HisF, translating to MLHKRLITVLTFNNGTLFRTKLFDPDYRYTHNFVDSWSVDEIVILDITRDGEGDRDKFLDVVRTFAHDCFVPICIGGGVRNLDDVAELMKVGADKVMVNTGALERPELIKEISRAYGAQCAVVSIDAKKNEDGDYEVFSNCGRAATSKSPADWAQEAEDLGAGEILITSIDRDGSLQGYDIDLCKAVSDSVSIPVLGLAGAGNWKHFLEGFEKGGLSAVCTQNIYHFTESSITSAKNFLTKNGIEVRQ from the coding sequence ATGTTGCACAAACGCCTGATCACCGTCCTCACCTTCAACAATGGCACCCTGTTCCGGACCAAGTTGTTCGACCCGGATTACCGCTACACCCATAATTTTGTCGACAGCTGGTCAGTGGATGAGATCGTCATTTTGGACATCACCCGCGATGGTGAAGGCGACCGGGATAAATTTTTGGACGTGGTCCGCACCTTTGCGCACGATTGCTTCGTGCCGATTTGTATTGGCGGCGGGGTTCGAAACTTGGATGACGTTGCCGAACTGATGAAGGTTGGCGCAGACAAGGTCATGGTCAACACCGGCGCCCTTGAACGCCCGGAACTCATCAAAGAAATTTCTCGTGCCTATGGTGCACAATGCGCAGTTGTTTCCATTGACGCAAAAAAGAATGAAGACGGCGACTACGAAGTCTTTTCAAATTGCGGACGCGCGGCGACATCCAAGTCACCTGCAGATTGGGCGCAAGAAGCAGAGGACCTGGGTGCTGGTGAAATACTGATCACATCCATAGACCGCGACGGCTCTCTACAAGGCTACGACATTGACCTCTGCAAAGCAGTATCAGACAGTGTGAGCATTCCAGTCTTAGGGCTTGCCGGCGCTGGAAACTGGAAACATTTTCTTGAGGGGTTTGAGAAAGGTGGCTTGTCTGCCGTCTGCACCCAGAACATTTATCACTTTACGGAAAGCAGCATTACCAGTGCTAAGAATTTCTTGACCAAAAATGGTATAGAAGTACGCCAATAA
- a CDS encoding acyl carrier protein, with protein sequence MSNNVERLQRVMADVLKIEASEIGDDTSVDTVEEWDSLRHLNLVLALEQEFDISFTEEQTVEILNFPLIKMVLEEHQVSF encoded by the coding sequence ATGTCGAATAACGTAGAAAGATTGCAGCGTGTCATGGCCGATGTCTTGAAGATTGAGGCATCAGAAATTGGTGATGATACATCCGTTGATACGGTGGAAGAATGGGATTCGCTCCGCCATTTGAACCTCGTCCTCGCGTTGGAGCAGGAATTCGATATTTCGTTTACCGAGGAACAGACAGTGGAAATTTTGAATTTTCCATTAATCAAAATGGTTCTTGAAGAACACCAAGTGAGCTTCTGA
- a CDS encoding SDR family oxidoreductase, producing MNTDKQHCVISGTSRGLGRALAEHFLGLGYSVAGCSRGDATIDHPDYSHSVVDVRDEAEVQKWARDVRREATRVDVLICNAGLARSALFLPMTPGDVFEDFLGTNFAGVFYVLREFSKLMIRQGSGRILTISSTMAALHQEGTAVYSATKSAVTEMTKVLARELAPQNITCNIIAPAMMETDASAELAKSEEWRDQMLALQTFPRIIEMQEICHAADFFVSDKAASITGQVVYIGLVD from the coding sequence ATGAACACCGACAAACAGCATTGCGTTATTTCCGGCACCAGCCGGGGATTAGGACGCGCCTTGGCGGAGCATTTTCTGGGCCTAGGGTATTCGGTCGCTGGCTGCAGCCGGGGTGACGCAACGATAGATCATCCCGACTATTCCCACAGCGTCGTCGATGTCCGCGATGAAGCCGAGGTTCAAAAGTGGGCGCGGGATGTACGGCGCGAGGCAACCCGTGTAGATGTCTTAATTTGCAACGCAGGACTGGCGCGTTCAGCACTCTTTCTACCCATGACACCAGGCGACGTGTTTGAGGATTTTCTGGGGACGAATTTCGCGGGCGTATTCTACGTTCTGCGCGAATTCTCCAAGCTCATGATCCGCCAAGGGTCTGGACGTATTTTAACAATCTCATCAACAATGGCGGCCCTTCACCAGGAAGGTACGGCGGTCTACTCAGCGACGAAATCAGCCGTCACTGAAATGACCAAGGTCTTGGCCCGCGAACTGGCACCGCAGAACATTACCTGCAACATCATTGCGCCTGCGATGATGGAAACTGATGCGTCTGCAGAACTGGCAAAGTCGGAAGAATGGCGCGACCAAATGCTCGCGCTTCAGACCTTCCCCAGAATTATTGAGATGCAAGAAATCTGTCATGCCGCCGATTTCTTTGTTTCCGACAAAGCCGCCAGCATCACCGGACAAGTCGTCTACATCGGACTGGTGGATTAG
- a CDS encoding NAD-dependent epimerase/dehydratase family protein, with protein MSVIVDHKYIKDNLSAERIALVGGAGFIGHNLATHLRQYGAEVMVMDNLMQNNMTANITDTDLDGFRRELNHGFLAQRFERMRDAGVVMRNADARSTIDVTAALSEFEPTKIVHLAAISSAVEANKDPGQCFDLQLLTLRNVLEYCRLTRNDVNQLVFMSSSTVYGNFKGSEVDENVRPRPYGIYASAKYMGERLIRTYNELYGLGATVIRPSALYGERCISRRVSQAFIENALMGKPLLLEGGGDGKLDFTYIDDLVDGITRSMAAHEKPDGRNTFNITFGNARTIADLAAIVKSVVPTAILEERPRDKAKPIRGTLLTDRAQDMLNFKPQWNLEKGYKQYCEWYVDQWERTGARMGMNHA; from the coding sequence ATGTCCGTTATCGTGGATCATAAATATATTAAAGATAATTTATCTGCTGAGCGCATTGCGCTCGTCGGTGGTGCCGGCTTCATCGGCCATAACCTAGCTACTCACCTGCGCCAATATGGTGCGGAAGTCATGGTTATGGATAACCTGATGCAAAACAACATGACCGCAAACATCACTGATACAGATTTAGATGGATTTAGGCGCGAACTGAACCACGGATTTCTGGCACAACGGTTTGAGCGCATGCGCGACGCCGGTGTCGTGATGCGAAACGCCGATGCCCGTTCGACAATCGACGTGACGGCCGCTCTGTCTGAGTTTGAGCCCACCAAGATCGTTCACCTCGCGGCAATTTCCAGCGCCGTCGAAGCCAACAAAGACCCCGGTCAGTGCTTTGATCTGCAACTACTTACGCTTCGAAACGTCTTAGAATATTGTCGGCTCACACGGAATGATGTGAACCAGCTTGTCTTCATGAGTTCCAGCACCGTCTACGGTAACTTCAAAGGCTCGGAAGTGGATGAAAACGTCCGTCCCCGGCCTTACGGCATTTACGCCAGCGCCAAGTACATGGGCGAACGCCTGATCCGGACCTATAATGAACTGTATGGCCTCGGCGCCACCGTCATCCGCCCAAGTGCTCTGTACGGTGAACGCTGCATCAGCCGCCGGGTTAGCCAAGCCTTTATCGAGAACGCGCTGATGGGCAAGCCTCTGCTTCTTGAAGGCGGCGGCGACGGTAAACTCGACTTTACTTACATCGATGACCTTGTTGATGGCATTACCCGTTCCATGGCAGCGCACGAAAAGCCGGATGGGCGGAATACCTTCAACATCACCTTCGGCAACGCCCGCACCATCGCGGATCTGGCGGCCATCGTTAAGTCGGTTGTTCCCACAGCAATTTTGGAAGAACGTCCCCGCGACAAGGCCAAGCCAATCCGTGGCACACTGCTCACTGATCGGGCGCAGGATATGCTGAACTTCAAGCCCCAATGGAACCTTGAAAAAGGCTATAAACAGTACTGCGAATGGTACGTTGATCAGTGGGAACGGACCGGCGCTCGCATGGGAATGAACCACGCTTAA
- a CDS encoding long-chain fatty acid--CoA ligase has product MSAPTTSAVETLINRLSEIPNDPALFWRGREYTYQEFLDSIEVWNKRLEEDGINAGDVCAFYGDYSPATSALMFALMQRGAVLVPLTGDVDAELPELLNMCGAKVLYRFDENDDFVLEAQPNCVLPELISTFNEKGHPGLVVFTSGSTGKPKGILQDVEFVARKFVEKRKGWRTILFLLMDHFGGFNTFLSSFAYGGTAVCTTSRDPETMARTIQDGKVTLLPTTPTFLNFMIVSRQYAVYDLSSVELVTYGTEPMPETTLSQLSEVFPSARIKQTYGLSELGVLRSQSKDDGSLWLKVGGKGFETRITDGILWIRSEANMVGYLNAPNPFDEEGWLCTGDVVEEKDGYIRFMGRETEVINTGGKKVFPLEVENVLMQLPNIRNAAVEARPHPIMGQVVQARVSLIEPEDPADLSERLRLECNKTMARYKVPVRFVVVEDETLHSARFKKLRANLS; this is encoded by the coding sequence ATGTCCGCACCCACGACGTCCGCAGTTGAGACACTGATTAATCGGCTTTCTGAGATACCGAATGATCCAGCCCTATTTTGGCGCGGCCGGGAATATACCTATCAAGAATTCTTAGACTCAATCGAGGTTTGGAATAAACGGCTTGAGGAAGACGGCATCAACGCCGGAGATGTCTGCGCGTTTTATGGCGACTACAGCCCGGCAACCTCTGCGCTTATGTTCGCGCTGATGCAACGGGGTGCAGTGCTTGTTCCGTTGACCGGTGATGTCGATGCGGAGCTGCCGGAACTTTTAAACATGTGCGGTGCGAAGGTTCTATACCGCTTCGATGAAAACGATGACTTTGTATTGGAGGCACAGCCTAATTGCGTCCTGCCTGAATTGATCAGTACGTTTAATGAAAAAGGTCATCCGGGACTCGTGGTGTTCACATCAGGATCGACCGGCAAGCCCAAGGGAATTTTGCAGGACGTCGAATTTGTCGCCCGTAAATTCGTTGAAAAGCGCAAAGGCTGGCGCACCATACTTTTCTTACTCATGGATCACTTCGGCGGGTTCAATACGTTTCTATCGAGCTTTGCCTATGGCGGAACGGCGGTCTGTACCACGTCGCGCGATCCTGAAACCATGGCGCGCACCATTCAGGATGGAAAGGTAACGTTGCTGCCGACGACGCCAACGTTTTTGAATTTCATGATCGTGAGCCGGCAATACGCGGTCTACGACTTGTCGTCTGTGGAACTGGTTACCTATGGGACTGAGCCCATGCCGGAAACGACGCTTAGTCAACTTAGTGAGGTGTTTCCGAGCGCGCGGATTAAACAGACCTACGGGTTGTCGGAATTGGGTGTCCTGCGATCACAATCTAAGGACGATGGTTCGTTATGGCTTAAGGTTGGTGGCAAGGGGTTTGAGACCAGAATCACCGATGGCATTCTGTGGATCAGGTCCGAAGCCAACATGGTCGGCTACCTCAATGCGCCGAACCCGTTCGATGAAGAAGGCTGGCTGTGCACCGGCGATGTGGTTGAAGAAAAAGACGGCTACATCCGCTTCATGGGACGCGAAACCGAAGTGATAAATACCGGCGGTAAAAAGGTATTTCCGCTGGAGGTTGAGAACGTCCTCATGCAACTCCCTAACATCCGAAACGCCGCCGTCGAAGCACGACCGCATCCGATTATGGGACAGGTGGTGCAGGCTCGGGTTTCACTGATAGAGCCGGAAGACCCAGCGGACCTCTCCGAACGCTTGCGGTTAGAATGCAATAAAACAATGGCGCGCTATAAAGTGCCGGTGCGGTTTGTCGTGGTGGAAGATGAAACGCTTCACAGTGCGCGCTTTAAAAAGCTTCGGGCGAATTTATCTTAG
- a CDS encoding N-acetyl sugar amidotransferase has product MPDTRPRIEFDDEGVCNACHTAEKKNHIDWDARRQEFLDLVDQFRAKDGPYDCVVPWSGGKDSSAIAYKIKFEFGLNPLLVTFSPLMPNDLAVHNREEMIKLGFDHLMIRPNQKVSQQLSRRFFIERGDPKIHWNAGVNSVPVQVAVKYKIPLIFYAEHGESEYGGRTLSEEHTKIRDFAEVLEHQIGDDPNNWVDDGIEEHDLAPYVYPDLGEVEEVGVKALYFAYFFRWSMLENWHFIKDKFDFHTEPNGRTDGTFTDFDSLDDKIDNLYYHMQFVKFGFGRAVRDSCRMIQNNQMTREEGLELARKYDAEFPATFHDEHLDYLNLSELEFTETLDKHRDPEIWEQSGNQWVLRHALK; this is encoded by the coding sequence ATGCCTGATACCCGGCCGCGCATCGAATTTGATGACGAAGGCGTCTGCAACGCGTGTCATACGGCAGAGAAGAAAAACCATATCGACTGGGATGCGCGACGGCAGGAATTTTTGGACCTTGTGGATCAATTCCGCGCCAAGGACGGACCCTATGATTGCGTCGTGCCGTGGTCGGGGGGCAAAGACTCCAGCGCCATCGCCTACAAAATTAAATTTGAATTTGGCCTCAACCCCCTGCTCGTCACGTTCTCTCCTTTGATGCCAAATGATCTTGCCGTTCATAACCGCGAAGAAATGATCAAGCTTGGGTTCGATCACCTCATGATCCGACCCAACCAGAAAGTTTCCCAACAGTTGTCGCGGCGGTTCTTCATCGAACGCGGTGATCCTAAAATTCATTGGAACGCAGGGGTTAATTCAGTCCCCGTACAAGTCGCGGTAAAATATAAAATCCCGCTGATCTTTTATGCCGAACACGGCGAAAGCGAATACGGCGGCCGCACGCTATCCGAAGAACACACAAAGATCCGCGATTTTGCCGAGGTCCTGGAACATCAAATTGGTGATGATCCGAACAATTGGGTCGATGACGGCATCGAAGAACATGACCTAGCCCCCTACGTTTATCCGGACCTAGGCGAGGTCGAAGAAGTCGGCGTAAAGGCCTTGTACTTTGCTTATTTTTTCCGTTGGAGCATGCTGGAAAACTGGCACTTTATTAAAGATAAATTCGACTTTCACACCGAACCCAATGGCCGCACTGACGGAACCTTTACCGACTTCGATAGCTTGGACGACAAGATCGATAATCTTTATTATCACATGCAGTTCGTCAAATTTGGCTTCGGTCGCGCGGTGCGAGATTCCTGCCGGATGATCCAAAACAATCAAATGACCCGTGAAGAAGGCTTAGAGCTTGCCCGTAAATATGACGCCGAGTTCCCCGCCACATTCCACGATGAACACCTGGACTATTTAAACCTGAGCGAACTCGAATTCACCGAAACCCTCGACAAACACCGCGACCCGGAAATCTGGGAACAGTCAGGAAATCAGTGGGTTCTGCGGCACGCCTTGAAATAG
- a CDS encoding class I SAM-dependent methyltransferase yields MTQDSCPELLRIAELIAAENPLQKKRIEAFFTTRGPEYWEFAENLSLILNNGFLTTDDARQEAARSYNKMCMDFLSAQIQFRKTGKYSIDDSAVAVDEVYSDLVVMRYYMVGLLISYMFWPNHYELFRFFLDKLPKGEVKNYLEVGVGHGLFTSTTLTKFDEAIGTVVDISETSIKTAGEVLKAFNVDESRLNFVHGDYLKTDLGSQTFDFIILGEVLEHVNDAPKFMDRTKQLLAPNGQAYMSTCANCPALDHVYHFHSAEEIRDLITDAGFKIVSDLALPAENVPESSWAEELITINYCGLLEHA; encoded by the coding sequence ATGACTCAAGACTCCTGCCCCGAATTATTGCGCATCGCGGAGCTAATCGCCGCAGAGAACCCGCTCCAAAAAAAGCGGATTGAGGCTTTTTTTACGACACGCGGTCCTGAATATTGGGAATTTGCTGAAAACTTAAGCCTGATCCTGAACAATGGCTTCCTGACAACTGATGACGCGCGCCAGGAAGCAGCGCGGTCTTACAACAAAATGTGCATGGATTTTTTGTCGGCACAGATTCAATTCCGCAAAACTGGCAAATATTCGATAGACGATTCTGCCGTCGCAGTTGACGAGGTCTACAGTGATTTGGTGGTCATGCGGTATTACATGGTTGGATTGCTGATCTCCTACATGTTCTGGCCCAACCACTACGAACTGTTCCGGTTCTTCTTGGATAAATTGCCGAAAGGTGAGGTGAAGAACTACCTAGAGGTAGGTGTCGGTCATGGATTGTTCACGTCCACAACGTTGACCAAGTTTGATGAAGCCATCGGCACGGTCGTTGATATCAGCGAAACATCCATAAAGACTGCAGGCGAAGTTCTTAAAGCGTTTAACGTCGATGAATCCCGACTGAATTTTGTGCACGGGGATTACTTGAAAACCGATCTCGGGTCTCAGACTTTTGATTTTATTATCCTGGGTGAAGTCCTGGAGCATGTGAACGATGCGCCAAAGTTTATGGATCGGACGAAGCAGTTGCTGGCACCAAATGGCCAAGCCTATATGTCGACGTGCGCCAATTGCCCGGCGCTGGATCACGTCTATCATTTCCATTCAGCCGAGGAAATTCGAGACCTGATCACGGATGCAGGTTTCAAGATCGTTTCAGATTTAGCGTTGCCAGCGGAAAATGTTCCTGAAAGCAGTTGGGCTGAGGAGCTGATCACGATAAATTACTGCGGCCTCTTGGAGCATGCTTAG
- a CDS encoding HAD-IIIC family phosphatase, producing the protein MPEDGRVSGERMDDLNKAMDRLRKEQVYSAYTSVSNILEDQADGEATDYRVAILRNITVEPVLPVIAGEIGLLGLQPKFYVGDFDTIAQDIFSPKSDLFSHNADAIILFQWLELLSPALQNEILSLGAKGIEQEIERVLDHFRTQFSALRDQTTAGVLVNNFPILHRPTLGIIEAQSGGVQNAAMVKLNTGLAEVANEFSDVYIVDLQGLFARLGAASAFDERYWAMAKAPIGKNALVPVGQEYGRFFRALSGHARKCLVLDCDGTLWGGVVGEDGLSGIRLGLEYPGNSFVAFQREVLNLYNRGVILAVCSKNNEDDVLEVFRDHPDMVLKENHFAALRVNWSDKAENLISIADELNIGVDALVFVDDTDFECDRVRGALPEVGVLHLSGDPSSFRRQLSEAGLFDNLTVSDDDLKRNKSYQAERQRKSLSKTASSLEDYLGSLDIKAKIGLVTEKQIPRASQLTQKTNQFNLTTKRYTEGEIRAFSDRDGSDVLTMWLGDNVAEIGTIGVAIILYKDETAEIDSFLLSCRALGREAENAFLKFVIDNARTRGCKTISGSYLPTKKNAQVSEFYEKRGFDQVEDTEWCLDLSNTKADKIICPAWINMEEFPK; encoded by the coding sequence ATGCCAGAAGATGGAAGAGTAAGCGGTGAGAGAATGGATGACCTGAACAAAGCCATGGATCGGTTGCGTAAAGAACAAGTGTATTCCGCCTACACGTCGGTTAGCAATATTTTAGAAGATCAGGCTGATGGTGAGGCGACGGATTACCGTGTCGCGATCTTGCGCAATATCACGGTCGAACCCGTTCTCCCTGTCATAGCTGGCGAAATTGGGCTCTTGGGATTACAGCCAAAATTTTATGTTGGTGATTTCGATACCATCGCACAGGATATCTTTAGTCCTAAAAGTGATCTTTTTAGTCATAACGCCGATGCGATTATTTTGTTTCAGTGGCTTGAGTTGTTATCGCCAGCTTTGCAAAACGAAATTTTGTCGTTGGGGGCAAAAGGCATCGAGCAGGAAATTGAGAGAGTCCTCGATCATTTCAGGACTCAGTTTTCTGCTTTGAGAGATCAGACAACTGCGGGAGTCTTGGTCAATAACTTTCCTATTCTGCATCGGCCCACCCTGGGAATCATCGAAGCCCAAAGCGGTGGGGTGCAGAATGCGGCGATGGTTAAGCTTAATACGGGCTTGGCGGAGGTGGCTAATGAATTCAGCGATGTTTACATCGTTGATCTGCAAGGACTTTTTGCAAGGCTGGGTGCTGCATCTGCTTTCGATGAGCGGTATTGGGCGATGGCAAAGGCGCCGATTGGCAAGAACGCGCTGGTGCCTGTCGGTCAAGAATACGGCAGGTTCTTCCGCGCTCTAAGCGGCCATGCCCGGAAGTGTTTGGTGCTGGATTGTGATGGAACCTTATGGGGCGGGGTCGTCGGTGAAGACGGTCTGTCTGGCATTCGTCTTGGCCTTGAATACCCGGGAAATTCCTTCGTCGCGTTCCAACGTGAAGTCCTCAACCTTTATAATCGCGGTGTCATTCTTGCCGTCTGTTCAAAGAACAACGAGGACGATGTGTTGGAGGTGTTCCGAGATCACCCGGACATGGTCCTAAAGGAAAATCATTTCGCGGCGTTGCGGGTCAACTGGTCCGACAAGGCCGAAAACCTTATCAGCATTGCCGACGAACTGAATATCGGTGTTGATGCGCTGGTGTTTGTTGATGATACGGACTTTGAATGTGATCGGGTTCGGGGCGCGTTGCCGGAAGTTGGTGTGCTTCATTTAAGCGGCGATCCATCGTCCTTCCGGCGGCAGTTATCGGAGGCGGGCTTGTTCGATAATTTGACTGTTTCTGATGACGACCTGAAACGCAATAAATCTTACCAAGCAGAACGCCAACGCAAGTCTCTATCCAAAACCGCTTCGTCGTTGGAGGACTATCTTGGGAGTTTGGATATCAAGGCCAAAATTGGCTTGGTGACTGAAAAGCAAATTCCACGAGCATCTCAACTGACCCAAAAAACCAACCAGTTTAATCTCACGACCAAGCGATATACCGAAGGCGAAATTCGGGCGTTCAGTGATCGTGACGGCAGCGATGTGCTTACCATGTGGTTGGGTGATAACGTGGCTGAGATTGGTACAATTGGGGTTGCGATCATTCTCTATAAAGACGAGACGGCAGAGATAGATTCTTTTTTACTGTCCTGTCGTGCACTTGGTCGCGAGGCGGAAAACGCTTTCTTAAAATTTGTGATAGATAATGCGCGTACGAGGGGTTGTAAGACAATCTCGGGCAGTTATTTGCCAACAAAGAAGAACGCTCAAGTTTCAGAATTTTATGAGAAACGTGGGTTTGATCAAGTTGAAGACACAGAATGGTGTCTGGATTTATCCAATACAAAGGCAGATAAAATCATCTGCCCCGCGTGGATCAACATGGAAGAATTTCCAAAGTAA